The Ignatzschineria rhizosphaerae genome contains a region encoding:
- a CDS encoding baseplate assembly protein, with product MMQFKASQYLVDLPEPTVFKVIDFEKELEEIIANFVSRHPSYQEIVLESDPLKKAFESWAYDRINMKNAYNEDLKQSMLKYATHNNLDVLAANLLIHRRVLVPADDSTSPPTPAVLEDDESLRFRAQTADRLAQVAGPKSGYERLAIEASEEVKESFVMLPTPVPGEVHLYIRSRQGNGQANQSLIKQVNDFITPDDKRPLNDKLIVRSGKIHEVTIELIATYYNGYFEESVNKAVKESLLKLNDRLSFGDPLTYNLIHATARVPGIQNIEIIMPKSDVMPEPFAYIVIKDVVVTRKVEEA from the coding sequence ATGATGCAATTTAAAGCAAGTCAATATCTTGTTGATCTTCCTGAACCTACGGTTTTTAAAGTCATTGATTTTGAGAAAGAGCTCGAAGAGATCATTGCTAATTTTGTGAGTAGACATCCGAGCTATCAAGAGATCGTGCTTGAGAGTGATCCGCTTAAAAAAGCATTCGAGTCCTGGGCTTATGATCGCATCAATATGAAGAATGCATATAACGAAGATTTAAAGCAATCGATGCTCAAATATGCAACGCACAATAATCTTGATGTGTTGGCCGCAAACCTTTTGATACATCGCCGAGTCTTAGTACCTGCAGATGATTCAACAAGCCCGCCGACACCTGCAGTATTAGAAGATGATGAGAGCTTACGCTTTCGTGCACAAACTGCAGACCGACTTGCACAAGTAGCGGGCCCAAAATCAGGGTATGAGCGTTTAGCGATTGAAGCGAGTGAAGAAGTCAAAGAATCATTCGTAATGTTACCAACCCCAGTGCCGGGAGAAGTCCACTTGTATATCAGATCCCGACAAGGAAATGGCCAAGCGAATCAATCACTGATTAAGCAGGTTAATGACTTCATCACACCAGATGATAAGAGGCCTCTCAATGACAAGCTCATTGTGAGAAGTGGCAAGATTCACGAAGTAACAATTGAACTCATTGCGACTTATTACAACGGCTATTTTGAGGAATCAGTGAATAAAGCCGTGAAAGAATCGCTGCTAAAACTAAATGACAGATTGAGCTTTGGCGATCCGCTTACTTATAACTTGATCCACGCAACAGCACGAGTGCCAGGCATTCAGAATATTGAAATCATAATGCCAAAGAGTGACGTAATGCCAGAGCCTTTTGCCTACATCGTCATTAAAGATGTGGTTGTTACAAGAAAGGTGGAGGAAGCGTAA
- a CDS encoding phage virion morphogenesis protein, with protein sequence MQTNVLDDQINTMLKRVNPAKRRQFGRGVALALRAYRSNEILANRDVDGKPMERRKKQKTLPRKKNKGGLMFTKMGRRSSMQIRANANFASISFPHKHRKIAQNHQEGRSVQVNQYTKVKYPVRTLMGATKREERIVLDHLYEFMAEVL encoded by the coding sequence GTGCAAACGAATGTTCTTGATGACCAAATTAACACGATGTTAAAGCGAGTGAACCCCGCTAAACGTAGACAGTTTGGTAGAGGAGTGGCACTGGCTTTAAGAGCGTATAGAAGTAATGAAATTCTTGCGAACCGGGATGTTGACGGTAAGCCGATGGAAAGACGTAAAAAGCAGAAGACTCTCCCTCGTAAAAAGAATAAAGGTGGGCTGATGTTTACCAAAATGGGACGTAGAAGCAGTATGCAAATCAGAGCTAATGCTAACTTTGCATCTATCTCATTCCCTCATAAGCATCGAAAGATTGCCCAGAATCACCAGGAAGGGCGATCTGTTCAGGTAAACCAATATACAAAGGTGAAATATCCCGTTCGTACTCTAATGGGCGCTACAAAGCGAGAAGAGAGAATCGTGTTAGATCATCTTTATGAATTTATGGCGGAGGTGCTCTAA
- a CDS encoding GPW/gp25 family protein produces MISRETGLPITEDEHIIQSMLDIALTAKGTRVMRRNYGTILVPKIDAPMNDEYRMMLMSSLMTAFAEFEPRVEVRRINVNIETAGKPSFMIEAVKKRSNEVLNFNRSFTGGNDAI; encoded by the coding sequence ATGATTAGTCGAGAAACAGGATTGCCGATTACAGAAGATGAGCACATCATCCAGTCGATGCTAGATATCGCACTTACTGCAAAAGGCACAAGAGTTATGCGCCGCAATTACGGCACGATCTTAGTACCGAAAATTGATGCACCAATGAACGATGAATATCGAATGATGTTGATGAGCTCATTAATGACGGCATTTGCAGAATTTGAGCCTCGTGTCGAAGTTCGTCGCATTAACGTCAATATTGAAACCGCCGGAAAGCCAAGTTTCATGATTGAAGCGGTTAAGAAACGTAGTAATGAAGTCTTAAATTTTAATAGAAGTTTTACGGGAGGAAATGATGCAATTTAA
- a CDS encoding phage tail protein I has product MPNSVQQQSLLPRTSTQFEIDLEQTGFFANRPPEDFKFQWIWNPWFCPVDLLPWLAWSLDVDEFNHDWPIQRKREVIAAAPLVNRKKGTIESMRRVIRAAGLGEMTFVENSGHWAEYDVTFENHFTIDQYNNAVNLLYYTSSARNKLRIVKYEQTLLYNNKALYNGEYLYGSL; this is encoded by the coding sequence ATGCCAAATAGTGTTCAGCAACAATCATTATTACCTCGCACTTCAACACAGTTTGAGATCGATCTTGAACAGACTGGCTTTTTTGCCAACCGTCCGCCGGAAGATTTTAAATTTCAGTGGATCTGGAACCCGTGGTTTTGCCCGGTTGATCTGCTCCCATGGCTTGCTTGGTCACTCGACGTTGATGAATTTAATCACGACTGGCCAATACAAAGAAAACGAGAAGTGATTGCGGCAGCCCCTTTAGTGAATCGCAAGAAAGGTACGATTGAATCGATGCGAAGAGTCATAAGAGCGGCAGGACTTGGAGAGATGACATTTGTCGAAAACTCCGGGCATTGGGCGGAATATGATGTGACTTTTGAGAACCATTTCACGATTGATCAATACAACAATGCCGTCAATCTTCTCTATTACACAAGTTCAGCACGTAACAAGCTCAGAATAGTGAAGTATGAGCAAACCTTACTTTATAACAACAAAGCGCTGTATAACGGCGAGTACTTATATGGGAGTTTATAG
- a CDS encoding head completion/stabilization protein: MGFIAKSESKKNLELHLGSFWPSIDIQDFKQKARVPTFVDDEAAFHFLQRAALVFFNDVGLYALNQREQGYNTLAEVPSEMIGEQTKQEILFEAAIFAYTKKLIVDHYQDIDLTRRAGEDKLKEVDNSASAWSAEYLKNVRMFLNEPTSFVGLT; encoded by the coding sequence ATGGGGTTTATTGCGAAGTCTGAATCAAAAAAGAATCTTGAATTACATCTTGGAAGCTTCTGGCCATCCATTGATATTCAAGACTTTAAACAGAAAGCTCGTGTACCGACCTTTGTAGATGATGAGGCCGCATTTCATTTCTTACAACGAGCAGCGCTTGTCTTCTTCAATGATGTTGGATTATACGCACTGAATCAAAGAGAGCAGGGCTATAACACCTTAGCAGAAGTGCCCTCAGAAATGATCGGAGAGCAAACAAAGCAAGAGATCCTCTTTGAAGCCGCTATTTTTGCCTATACGAAAAAACTCATTGTGGACCACTATCAAGATATCGATCTCACTCGTAGAGCGGGTGAAGACAAGCTCAAAGAGGTTGATAACTCAGCAAGTGCTTGGAGTGCAGAATATTTGAAGAATGTACGGATGTTTCTTAATGAGCCCACTTCATTTGTAGGTTTGACATGA
- a CDS encoding DUF2644 domain-containing protein, translating to MREQLFECLKNSNERIDSNKTLAFLGAIVGAIVLIISALQKYPGIEWLLSVFLVATIGQLPSKGLRDLAEIKLKKGESHED from the coding sequence ATGAGAGAGCAGTTATTTGAGTGCTTGAAGAATAGTAACGAGCGCATTGATAGCAATAAAACTCTTGCATTCCTTGGGGCAATTGTTGGGGCAATCGTTTTGATTATCTCAGCATTGCAGAAATATCCTGGCATCGAATGGCTTTTATCCGTCTTTTTAGTTGCAACAATCGGGCAATTGCCGAGTAAAGGACTGCGAGATTTAGCTGAAATCAAGTTAAAGAAAGGGGAAAGCCATGAAGATTAG
- a CDS encoding phage tail protein — translation MIHQLKKVFKPYVRSEADIDAWVDNGKPYMWGKTLMTSEEFVVNLKQVTANEHAVVAVAAKWYAENAGLITDEERDAGITYDISIINEDEYEIQFVFQMKRKFITDVDENGVLSANECS, via the coding sequence ATGATTCATCAACTTAAGAAAGTCTTTAAACCTTATGTGAGATCTGAAGCAGATATTGATGCTTGGGTCGATAACGGTAAGCCTTATATGTGGGGAAAAACCCTCATGACCAGTGAAGAATTTGTTGTGAACTTAAAGCAGGTTACAGCTAATGAACATGCTGTCGTTGCGGTTGCGGCAAAGTGGTATGCAGAAAATGCAGGATTGATCACTGATGAGGAACGAGATGCAGGAATCACTTATGACATCTCGATTATTAATGAAGATGAGTACGAGATCCAATTCGTGTTCCAAATGAAACGAAAGTTTATTACGGATGTTGATGAAAATGGAGTTTTAAGTGCAAACGAATGTTCTTGA
- a CDS encoding P2 family phage major capsid protein, which translates to MAKIILSKEATQLSTQYYETQSDLHGVSVEAIESGAHFTLEPDKEVEWVTAVQNSNAFLSKIDVDTCEAQVVDNIGAEDMDLASGRTDTESEDRQTTNLAGLSNIRYTAETTQHDTHISFKEYNNWARRNRKLFQRYISEKRAASKGNDMMKIAWHGEKVAKKTDKKANPLGQDVNIGFLHRIKTHFPENYIDGTAESITIGKGGTYESLDTALIAMRAMIPEHLRDGLELYASEEFFVDRDMKMVEKVTITEAGNQSLQKVFTTVAGGVHAETPPFFPEGTLLLTSPKNLAIRTQEGSVHIGMVKNHPRSREEFYHESNEFFAVKNYEKAVVLVNVKVVSEADEKTGG; encoded by the coding sequence ATGGCAAAAATAATTTTATCTAAGGAAGCGACACAGCTTTCTACCCAATATTATGAAACGCAATCTGATTTACACGGTGTTTCAGTGGAAGCAATCGAATCTGGTGCGCACTTTACCCTTGAGCCTGATAAAGAGGTGGAATGGGTCACAGCGGTTCAAAATAGTAATGCCTTCTTATCCAAGATTGATGTTGATACTTGTGAAGCACAAGTTGTTGATAATATCGGTGCTGAGGATATGGATTTAGCTTCTGGCCGTACTGATACGGAGAGTGAAGATCGTCAAACGACGAATCTTGCAGGCTTGTCTAATATTCGTTATACCGCCGAAACAACGCAACATGATACGCATATCTCGTTTAAAGAATATAACAATTGGGCACGACGCAATCGTAAGTTGTTCCAACGTTATATCAGCGAGAAGCGTGCAGCATCAAAAGGAAACGATATGATGAAGATCGCTTGGCATGGTGAAAAGGTTGCGAAGAAAACTGATAAAAAAGCCAATCCATTAGGCCAAGACGTTAATATCGGCTTCCTCCACCGTATTAAAACTCATTTTCCAGAAAATTATATCGATGGTACTGCTGAATCGATCACTATCGGAAAAGGCGGTACTTATGAATCATTAGATACGGCATTAATTGCCATGCGAGCAATGATTCCAGAGCATCTTCGTGATGGGTTAGAGCTTTATGCAAGTGAAGAGTTCTTTGTTGACCGTGATATGAAGATGGTTGAGAAAGTGACGATTACAGAAGCAGGTAATCAGAGCTTACAAAAAGTATTTACCACAGTTGCCGGCGGTGTTCATGCCGAAACACCACCATTTTTCCCCGAGGGAACGCTGTTATTAACATCGCCTAAAAACCTCGCGATTAGAACTCAGGAAGGCTCAGTCCATATTGGTATGGTGAAGAATCATCCCCGTTCTCGTGAAGAGTTCTATCACGAATCTAATGAATTCTTTGCTGTTAAGAATTACGAAAAAGCAGTGGTACTTGTGAATGTAAAAGTTGTCAGTGAAGCAGATGAGAAGACTGGGGGTTAA
- the gpM gene encoding phage terminase small subunit, protein MPFRLKKIKERKAAATRSQQALEADIETNSLLRDLRADLIVLKGFDATAYKIAYKKERINHYLPWVSGLIEGDSGLEDKILQYMLVWSIDIGDITHFLQIANYMEKHQLQPPFETKLPTFVSDNARDNIESLSITDAESIAQFLDGKDVQQNSHATFLRLLGEKILDDKELDDLTTDDISQAEKVSTYWHEAVKLKADIGIKKRLESLDKKLIELKAEPAE, encoded by the coding sequence ATGCCTTTTCGATTAAAAAAAATCAAAGAACGTAAAGCTGCTGCGACTAGATCGCAGCAAGCCCTTGAAGCTGATATTGAGACAAATTCCTTGCTACGTGATTTAAGAGCAGATCTAATCGTTTTGAAAGGGTTTGATGCAACAGCTTATAAGATCGCTTATAAAAAAGAGCGTATTAATCACTATTTGCCGTGGGTGAGTGGACTGATTGAAGGGGATAGTGGTCTTGAGGATAAGATCCTCCAATACATGCTTGTTTGGTCCATTGATATTGGTGATATTACCCATTTCTTGCAGATTGCAAACTATATGGAAAAGCACCAGTTACAGCCACCTTTTGAAACAAAACTACCAACTTTTGTTTCGGATAATGCTCGCGATAATATCGAAAGCCTCTCTATTACAGATGCGGAAAGTATCGCTCAGTTCTTAGATGGCAAAGATGTGCAGCAAAATTCTCATGCGACATTCTTACGTCTTTTAGGTGAAAAAATCTTAGATGATAAGGAGCTTGATGACTTAACTACCGATGATATTTCACAGGCTGAAAAGGTGAGTACTTATTGGCATGAAGCAGTAAAGTTAAAAGCAGACATTGGCATTAAAAAACGTCTTGAAAGCCTTGATAAGAAGCTTATCGAGTTAAAGGCCGAACCTGCTGAATAG
- a CDS encoding GPO family capsid scaffolding protein: MSEAIRHGLKKTKFFRVAVSGKTVDGREITADQIDQMASTYNPETYGARVNIEHIRGYMVDSEFKMYGDVIALKAEDVVINGEKRRGLYAQFAVSENLIEINQKSQKIYSSIEMIPNFAGTEKAYCIGLAVTDSPASLGTEALQFSKNFNVSTFTTDALESELSFESAEASNENSEMQKNFFTDLVKNLFKKKESFARADLEQAFTQIAEAFETHDADRVTQFKALEEKFDALQKSHDELSTKVESYSQTPAVNKFNTPKISGDESDVEEATF; this comes from the coding sequence ATGAGTGAAGCAATTCGACACGGACTAAAGAAAACGAAGTTTTTCCGCGTAGCTGTGTCTGGTAAAACGGTTGATGGCCGTGAAATTACAGCTGATCAGATTGACCAAATGGCAAGTACCTACAATCCTGAAACGTATGGTGCACGCGTGAATATCGAACATATTCGCGGTTATATGGTTGATTCTGAATTCAAGATGTATGGTGATGTGATTGCCCTAAAAGCCGAAGATGTGGTGATTAATGGTGAGAAGCGCCGTGGGTTATATGCGCAGTTTGCGGTATCTGAAAACCTGATTGAGATTAATCAGAAATCCCAGAAGATCTATTCATCTATTGAGATGATCCCTAATTTTGCAGGAACTGAAAAAGCCTATTGTATTGGTTTGGCTGTGACGGATTCCCCTGCATCGCTTGGCACTGAAGCCTTACAGTTTTCTAAAAACTTTAATGTCTCAACATTTACAACGGATGCGCTTGAGTCTGAATTATCTTTTGAATCAGCCGAAGCTTCTAATGAGAATTCAGAAATGCAAAAGAACTTTTTTACTGATCTTGTAAAAAACCTTTTTAAGAAAAAGGAATCTTTTGCTCGTGCGGATCTCGAACAGGCATTTACTCAGATTGCCGAAGCATTTGAAACGCATGATGCGGATCGAGTCACGCAATTTAAGGCGCTTGAAGAGAAGTTTGATGCACTGCAAAAGTCCCATGATGAGCTTTCTACAAAAGTTGAAAGCTACAGCCAAACGCCGGCAGTTAACAAGTTTAATACTCCTAAAATTTCTGGCGATGAGTCAGATGTTGAAGAAGCCACATTTTAA
- a CDS encoding terminase large subunit domain-containing protein encodes MIDLPPLTLPKDHQARILFFAGWTLSDIAKRLDTAVSTVAYWRDNQKWENQTTFDRLQSCTELRYMYLLFKENKSNADYKEFDRVCKTLKNLFFPVREEEKEDKKRIKAFMKIDPEEFKEKINAYWEENAFQYQKDFIYETESILKLPTSDGQAVVLKGRQTGFTWALAIGRALRRAINLGHDQVYISSSQRQAFKARDDIKRLIHEIFGVKVQGVERIQLPNGAIIDFLGANYRTAQGFTGDVTVDEYAWMLDFEDLTEVVKACATLKQYNIVMSSTPSHESHPSYNFWMGITEGRKGVEFTYDEARKGILCSDGIYRKIITLEDAVAQGNNLISIERLKRRHPETYPMLFQGIWMKHGNSAFDARQIMRCMIDPFEDWPDVWISQGLDRPYGNKDVVIGFDPAKELDISACVVIALPTKDHPYHRVIEKFNWFGEDYDDQADKVIDLTTRYNVKHIAIDGNGVGAAVHARVEKQLIGKMIPVRKIDGNPTLKGFLVLQMRNFFRDQLLRFDKDWTDVFESYLAIRPKAGRNIILYETVRTSQTAHADFSWAIMYGLSYINLDGTTTEDNQATGAWV; translated from the coding sequence GTGATTGATTTACCCCCTTTAACCCTTCCCAAAGACCACCAAGCAAGAATTCTATTCTTTGCCGGTTGGACATTGAGCGATATTGCAAAACGGCTAGATACCGCCGTGAGTACTGTTGCCTATTGGCGTGATAATCAAAAATGGGAGAATCAAACAACATTTGATAGGCTTCAATCCTGTACTGAGCTTCGCTATATGTATCTGCTCTTTAAAGAGAATAAGAGCAATGCTGATTACAAAGAATTTGATCGAGTTTGTAAGACCTTAAAGAACCTCTTTTTTCCTGTCCGTGAAGAGGAAAAGGAAGATAAGAAACGCATTAAGGCGTTTATGAAGATCGATCCTGAAGAGTTTAAAGAGAAGATCAATGCCTACTGGGAGGAAAATGCCTTCCAATATCAGAAAGACTTTATTTATGAAACAGAATCTATCCTTAAACTACCAACCTCAGATGGACAAGCGGTTGTTCTAAAAGGTCGTCAAACTGGCTTTACTTGGGCACTTGCGATAGGTAGAGCGCTACGAAGAGCGATTAATCTTGGGCATGATCAGGTTTATATCTCTTCATCACAACGCCAGGCATTTAAAGCACGTGATGATATTAAGCGTTTGATTCATGAAATCTTTGGGGTAAAAGTCCAAGGGGTTGAACGGATCCAATTACCCAATGGGGCAATCATTGATTTCTTAGGTGCAAACTATCGTACCGCGCAAGGCTTCACGGGTGATGTTACTGTTGATGAATACGCATGGATGCTCGACTTTGAGGATTTAACAGAAGTCGTAAAAGCCTGTGCAACGCTCAAACAATACAATATTGTCATGAGCTCAACACCAAGCCATGAATCACATCCTTCTTACAACTTTTGGATGGGAATTACTGAAGGGCGAAAAGGAGTTGAGTTTACCTACGATGAGGCAAGAAAAGGGATTCTTTGTAGCGATGGGATCTATCGTAAAATCATCACGCTTGAAGATGCTGTTGCACAAGGCAACAATCTCATTAGCATTGAACGCTTAAAACGCCGGCATCCCGAAACTTACCCGATGCTCTTCCAAGGTATTTGGATGAAGCATGGTAACTCGGCATTTGATGCAAGACAGATCATGCGCTGTATGATCGATCCATTTGAAGATTGGCCAGATGTTTGGATCTCTCAAGGATTAGATAGACCTTACGGTAATAAAGATGTTGTTATTGGCTTTGATCCGGCAAAAGAACTCGATATCTCTGCATGTGTCGTCATCGCACTTCCTACCAAAGATCACCCTTACCATAGAGTGATTGAGAAGTTTAACTGGTTTGGGGAAGACTACGACGATCAAGCGGACAAGGTCATTGATCTTACCACTCGTTATAACGTCAAACACATTGCTATTGATGGCAATGGGGTTGGTGCAGCAGTCCATGCACGAGTTGAAAAACAGCTCATTGGCAAAATGATTCCTGTTAGAAAGATCGATGGTAATCCGACACTTAAGGGCTTCCTCGTCCTGCAAATGCGCAATTTCTTTAGAGATCAATTATTACGATTCGATAAAGATTGGACAGATGTCTTTGAATCATATCTCGCAATCAGACCAAAAGCAGGTCGAAATATCATTCTTTATGAAACAGTAAGAACCTCTCAAACGGCTCACGCAGACTTCTCGTGGGCAATCATGTATGGACTTAGCTATATCAACTTAGACGGCACAACAACAGAAGACAATCAAGCAACTGGAGCATGGGTATAA
- a CDS encoding glycoside hydrolase family 108 protein yields MEMNLSKYQEARFQAFTDEVIKIEGGYVNDPDDPGGETNYGITKRLANQYGYTKPMTDMTKNEAKEIYRLAFWNDSLASNIMNDAAFNIYLLSIHSGHKQAILILQRAVGVKDDGVAGVDTLNAISKANQALLIEALSYWTLDFYVIISPKTRYKYLQGWRNRLQASRSIQWKERINEYERLL; encoded by the coding sequence ATGGAAATGAATTTAAGCAAGTATCAAGAAGCACGCTTTCAAGCCTTTACAGATGAAGTCATCAAGATTGAAGGCGGTTACGTGAATGATCCAGATGATCCAGGCGGTGAAACGAATTATGGGATCACAAAGCGTTTAGCCAATCAATATGGTTATACAAAGCCGATGACTGATATGACAAAGAATGAAGCGAAAGAGATTTATCGTTTAGCTTTTTGGAACGATTCTCTTGCCTCAAACATCATGAATGATGCGGCGTTCAATATCTATCTGCTCTCAATTCACTCCGGGCATAAGCAAGCGATTTTGATTCTGCAACGTGCTGTGGGTGTGAAAGATGATGGAGTTGCCGGCGTTGACACCCTCAATGCTATTTCAAAGGCAAATCAAGCATTACTGATCGAAGCATTAAGTTACTGGACGTTAGATTTCTACGTCATTATCTCGCCAAAAACTCGCTATAAATACTTGCAAGGATGGCGAAATCGCTTGCAAGCAAGCCGTAGCATTCAATGGAAGGAGCGTATCAATGAATATGAAAGATTACTTTAG